From one Sparus aurata chromosome 16, fSpaAur1.1, whole genome shotgun sequence genomic stretch:
- the med6 gene encoding mediator of RNA polymerase II transcription subunit 6, whose protein sequence is MAAVDFRAQDLLGISWVDSNWVPILNPGNVLDYFSERSNPFYDRTCNNEVVKMQRLTLEHLNQMVGVEYILLHAQEPILYIIRKQQRQSATQVIPMADYYIIAGVVYQAPDLGTVISSRALSAVHGIQSAFDEAMSYCRYHPSKGYWWHFKDQEEREKAKPKSKKKEEPSSLFQRHRVDTLLLDLRSKFPPTFYQPKPGEKPIPVEVKKEPEPPTEVVKQEEREPATKSSAPAPPSKPPPEKRARLQ, encoded by the exons ATGGCGGCGGTGGATTTCAGAG CTCAGGACCTTCTTGGGATATCCTGGGTGGACAGTAATTGGGTGCCAATTCTAAACCCTGGAAATGTACTGGACTACTTCTCTGAGAGAAGCAACCCCTTCTACGACCGAACGTGTAACAATGAGGTAGTGAAGATGCAGCGGCTTACCCTGGAACACCTGAA tcagATGGTGGGAGTGGAGTACATTCTTCTTCATGCTCAGGAGCCAATTCTTTATATAATCCGTAAACAACAGAGGCAGTCAGCAACACAAG TTATCCCAATGGCTGACTACTACATCATAGCAGGAGTGGTGTATCAGGCCCCAGACCTGGGAACAGTTATCAGCTCTCGAGCG CTCTCTGCTGTCCATGGAATCCAGTCTGCTTTTGATGAAGCCATGTCATACTGCCGCTATCACCCGTCCAAAGGATACTGGTGGCACTTCAAGGACCAGGAGGAAAGAG AAAAAGCCAAGCCCAAGTCTAAGAAGAAGGAGGAACCAAGTTCACTGTTTCAGAGGCACCGTGTTGACACACTCCTTTTGGATCTCAGGTCCAAGTTTCCACCAACATTCTACCAG CCTAAGCCTGGTGAGAAGCCTATCCCAG TTGAGGTGAAGAAGGAGCCTGAACCCCCCACAGAAGTTGTAAAACAAGAGGAAAGGGAACCAGCCACAAAGTCCTCTGCCCCAGCACCGCCAAGCAAACCTCCTCCTGAGAAGAGAGCGAGGCTACAGTGA
- the ttc9 gene encoding tetratricopeptide repeat protein 9A, producing the protein MSVMKAGHDGRVDGGRGSHTDSGGGSPRLQQCAQPPNSSSSSSSSRTKDARYQQQLQQQQRHHGGSMLKQPSHNEPADVVRRALDFKCQGTQCYKDKKYREAIGKYHRALLEIKGLCRVLGDPDPGSKPPASLLPTISKSTTLTDEQKGAMENAELECYNSLAACLLQMELVNYERVKEYCLKVLHKEGKNFKALYRSGVAYYHLGDFQKALYYLKESHKQEPSDTNVIRYIQLTEMKIRRNAQRDKKEAT; encoded by the exons ATGAGCGTAATGAAAGCTGGGCACGACGGCAGGGTGGACGGCGGCAGAGGCAGCCACACCGACAGCGGCGGCGGCTCCCCGAGGCTCCAGCAGTGCGCTCAGCCtcccaacagcagcagcagcagcagcagcagccggacCAAAGATGCCAGataccagcagcagctccagcagcagcagcggcatcATGGTGGGTCGATGCTGAAGCAACCATCTCACAACGAGCCGGCCGACGTCGTCAGGCGGGCGCTGGACTTCAAGTGCCAAGGCACCCAGTGCTACAAGGATAAGAAGTACCGAGAGGCGATTGGCAAGTATCACCGCGCTCTGCTGGAGATTAAGGGGCTGTGCAGGGTGCTGGGGGATCCGGACCCCGGCTCCAAGCCCCCGGCCTCCCTGCTGCCGACCATCAGCAAGTCCACCACGCTCACAGATGAGCAGAAGGGGGCCATGGAGAATGCAGAGCTGGAGTGTTACAACAGCTTGGCCG CCTGTCTGTTGCAAATGGAGCTGGTGAACTACGAGCGAGTGAAGGAATACTGTCTGAAAGTGCTGCACAAGGAAGGAAAGAACTTCAAGGCTCTGTACCGGTCCGGCGTGGCCTATTACCACCTAGGAGACTTCCAGAAGGCCCTGTACTACCTGAAGGAGTCACACAAACAGGAACCGTCAG aCACCAATGTCATCCGCTACATCCAGCTGACAGAGATGAAGATTCGCCGGAATGCCCAAAGGGACAAGAAAGAGGCGACATAA